The following DNA comes from Haloarchaeobius salinus.
GGGATGCCGTTCCGACGACCGACGCGAGGCTCGAAGTCGCGCTTGACGGGGTGGTCGAGGCCGACCGTTCCCGGCTGCAGCAACTGCTCGAGAACCTGTTCCGGAACGCCGCCGAACACGGCGACGCGGACGTGACGGTCACCGTGGGTGAACTCGACGACGGGTCGGGCTTCTACGTCGCCGACGACGGCCTCGGCATCGACGCCGCCGAGCGCGACCAGGTGTTCGAAGGGGGCTACTCCACGAGCGAGGACGGGACTGGACTCGGGCTGACCATCGTTCGCGAGGTGGCGGACGCCCACGGTTGGTCGGTCGAACTGACCGCGAGCGACGAGGGTGGCGCGCGGGTCGAGTTCACCGGCGTCGAGTTCGTCTGAGTGACGCCGGGCCCACCGACCCTCGCGACCGCTTAAAGACACGACTCCGTCCGGGGGAACGGGTAAGGCGGAGGCGAGAGAAGGCCGCTCCATGGCGATTGCACTACCCAGCGAGGCTGACGAGTGGATACAGGAGTGGCGCGAGCAGCTGAACGAGTCAGACCGGTACTCGGAGGTCGGCGAGGGCTGGGGCGTCGGCTTCGACGGCTCGTTCCTGTTCGTCATCCAGCCCGACGACACGTACGACGGCGACCCGATCCACCTCTACGTCGACCTGGAGGACGGCGAGTGCACCGCGGCCCGCATGGTCGACGGCGAGGACGCCGTGGACTGGGGGTTCGCGTTCCGCGGGAGCTACACGAACTGGAAGCGGCTCATCCACGGCGAGGCCGACCCCATCGAGGGGATGATGAGCGGCGAGTTCGACCTCGACGGCGACATGCAGAAGGTGCTCCAGTACAGCAACGCGGCGGTCGTGATGACCGAGAACGCGGGCGCGGTCGACACCGAGTTCGAGTACTGAGCGACGACCCGAACCCTTTCCTGTCGACCCCACGAACGACCGGAGCATGAAGTCCGTGGGGGTGCGAGTCGAGCCGGAGGACGGCGCGTTCCCTGGTGTCGACACGGTGCTGGCGGCGCTGCCGGACGTGCGACGGGACGGGCTGTACGTCCTCGACCGGCTGGGCGACGGCACCTACGCCATGCTGTACCGGGTCGTCGGTGCTGACGGTGACGAACTGCGCGGCGTCCTCGCCGACCACGACGAGGTGCTCGAGTTCGACGTGGTCGACGCCGGCGACTCCCGGCACTACGTCTTCGTGAACGTCGTCGGGCGGGAACCGGTCGATGCTCTGCTCGACGTGGTCGAGGACCACCGCCTGCTGCTCACCCCGCCGTTCCACGTCACCGCCGACGGCCTCCGCGTCACCGTCTCCGGGGACCCCGGGTCGCTCCGCGAGGCGTTCGCCGACGTCGACGCACTCGACGTCGTCGTCGAGGTCGAGTGGACCGGCGGCTTCCAGCCCGACGAGCCGACGCCGCTGGCCCGGCTCACCGACCGCCAGCGCGAGGCGCTCCGGGTCGCCCACCGGCTCGGGTTCTACGAGTCGCCCCGGGAGGCCTCCTACGAGGAGATCGGCACCGAACTCGACTGTGCGCCGTCGACCGCGAACGAGCTGCTCCGGCGGGCGGAGGCGTGTGTCGTGGACGCGCTGCTCGAGGGCTGACCGTCCCGGCCGACCGAGCTTCTTTGCCGTCAGAGCGCCTTCGACCAGGTATGTCCGTCAGCTTCGACTTCTCGGACCGGGTCGCCATCGTGACCGGCGCGTCGGGCGCGCTGGGCAGTGCCGTCGTCGATGCGTTCCGCGAGGCGGGGGCGACCGTCTGCGCCGTGGACGTGGTCGACCCGAGCGACGAGGACGCACAGCTCGACCCCGACGCGGGGACGACGTTCTACCAGGCCGACCTCACCGACGAGGCCGAGGTCGAGGCGCTGGTGGAGCAGGTGGTCGACGACCACGGCGGTATCGACCACCTCGCGAACATCGCCGGGACGTGGCGCGGCGGCGACCATCTCGAGGAGACCGAGCTCTCCGAGTTCGACCTGCTCTGGAACGTGAACCTGAAGACCGCGTTCCTCGCGACGAAGCACGCCCTGCCGCACCTGCAGGAGCGCGAGGGCTCCATCGTCTCGGTGTCGGCGCGCTCCTCGCTTTCGGGCGGCGAGGGCGACGGCCCCTACCGCATCACGAAGGCGGGCATCCGACTGCTCACCGAGACCGTCGCCGAGGAGAACCGCGGGACGGTGCGTGCGAACTGCGTGATGCCGTCGGTGCTGGATACGCCGATGAACCGGGAGATGATGACGCCGAGCGACGACTGGGTCGACCCGGCCGACGCGGCGCAGGTGATGCTCTTCCTCTGCTCCGGGGCGGCGTCGCCGACGAGCGGGGCGGCGGTGCCGGTCTACGGCGAGGCCTGAGCGGCCGGGGCTCACGACCCGTCGCTCTCGCCGTCGTCGACCACGCCCGGAACCCGAACGCTCACGACCGTTCCGTCGTCACCGGTCTCGAACGACAGCTCGCCGCCGAGTGCGTCGATACTCCAGCTGACCAGCCAGAGGCCGAGTCCGCTGCCGTGGTCGAGTGCGGTCTCCGCCTCCCGCCCGAGGGCATCGAGCTCGTGGTCGGGGATGCCGGGGCCGTCGTCGCGGATCTCGAAGACGGCGTCGTGCCCATCGCCGGCGTCGGCGGGGACGGTCTCGACGAGTGTGACGGCGGCCGCGGGGCCGTCGGCCGACGCCGCGTGCTCGACCGCGTTCTCGACGAGGTTCGCGAAGATGGTCCGGAGCAGTTCGCGGTCCGTCCGCAGTCCGAGCGACGGGGGTACCGAGACGGTGACCGCGTCGCTGTCCTCGATCCCGGCCACGACCTCGTCGAGGAGTTCGCGCACGGCGACGGGTTCGACGGTCACGTCCCGGTCCATCGTGCGCTCGATGTCGCGGGCCTTCTCGCCGAGGGCGAGCAGGCCGTCGGCCTCGTCGGCTGCGGTCCCGAGCATCGCCTCCAGCTCGGGGTCGTCGGTCCGGGCGAGCACCTCGTCGAGGTAGCCCTGCACGACGGTCAGGTCGTTCCGGAGGTTGTGCCGGAGGACGCGGTTCAGCACGGCGAGACGCTGCTTGCGGGCGAGTTCGTCGGTCACGTCCTGTAGGACGACCGTGTAGCCGAGCGTCGCGTCGCCCGGGCCGGCCAGCGGCGTGACGACGACCGTGAAGGTGAGTCGCTCGCCGTCGGCGGCGGTGCTCACCCGGCGTTCGCCCGATGTGTCGGCCGTGGCGTCGATGTCGAGGTAGTCGTCGAGCGGGTCGGTGAGCGCGTCCCGCTTGTCGGTCCCGAGCAGCGACTCGGCGGCCGGGTTGAGCGTGACGATGCGGTTCGTCTCGTCGACGACGACGACCGGGTTGCCGAGGTCGTCGATGGCCGCCCGCTCGCCCGTCCGGCGCGTCGCGGGGTTGAGCGCGAACATCTCGCTCCGGAACAGGGCGTACATGTCCAGCGCGACGTGGGGGATGAACGCGACGGCGACGAAGTTGAGCTCGGGGTAGGGACCGACCTCGAACAGCCACGCCCCGACGGCCACGAGCGGTGGGAGGGGGGTGAGGGCGATGGCGATGGCCTGGGTCCGGTAGAGCGGGCCGTAGCTCAGGACGGTGTCGATGAGGAGGAAGATGGACACGGTCAGCACCGCCGCCAGCAGCACGAACTGGAGGGCCACCGGGAGCCCGATGGCGTAGTCGGCGGATGCGACGCCCTCCATCGGGACGACGGTGAACGAGTCCCACGCGAGGCCGTGCAGCGGGTTCGTGACGACGACCGCACTGAAGGCGACGGCGTCGGCGACCAGCAGGCCGAACCAGGGCCGTCGGAGGGCGTGTCCCCGGCCGGTGTACTCGAAGGCGAAGGCGACGTAGCCGACGACGACGACGGCCGCGCCGACCCAGAACAGCGACTCGAGCACCTCCCGGGTCACCTGGTCGTAGACGAGCATCGCGGCGGCCTGGGAGGTACAGACGAGCACCTGGCCCGCGATGACCACGAGGAACGAGCGCCCGCCGGGCTTGTCCGCGAAGCGGAGGACGTAGCCGAAGAAGGCGAGGTTCACCACGCCCGCCAGCAGGGCGAGGAGGGCGGGCCAGGCGACCGTACTCATTCCTCGCAGCTTTCACTTGCATACACTTGCGGGTTCCGGCCTCGGAACTCCGGGCCGTGGGTCCAGCAGCCCCGACCGCCAGGGTTTTCGACGGGACGCACCTACCGGCCACCGATGCTCGCGTACCACGCCCTGTTCGTCGTCCTCGTCGTCGGCACGGAGCTGTTCTTCGCCGGTCTCTCCATCGTCAACGTCCGGTACGGCGCGCGGACCGCCCGCACCCGGTCGGACTGGATGCGCGAGACGCTCGGCGTCGAGGACGTGGCGTCCGTCCTCGACTACCAGCGCGCCCGCGTCGGCCTCTCGCTGCTGGAGACGGTGACGACGCTCGGGTTCCTGCTGCTCGCGCTCTACTCCGGCGTCGTGACCGAGGTGGTCGTCGCGCTGACCGAGACGGGGCTGTCGCCGCTGCTCCAGGGCGTCACGTTCGTCGTCCTCGCACTGCTCGCGAGCCGGCTGCTCGGCGCGCCGTTCGACCTCTACAGCACGTTCGTGGTCGAGGAGGCCTTCGACTTCAACGAGCAGTCGCCCGGGCTCTGGGTGCGGGACTGGCTGGTCAGCAGCGTCATCAGCCTCGTCATCGTCGGCGGGCTCGCCGCCGCCGTGCTCTGGTTCGTCGAGAACGTGCGGTACTGGCCGGTCGCGGGCTGGGTGCTCGTCGTCGGCTTCTCCGTGGCGATGCTGGTGCTCAAGCCCCGGGTCATCGACCCGCTGTTCAACGAGTTCACCCCCGTGGAGGAGAGCGACCTCCGCGACGCCGTCGACGAGGTGTTCGAGCGCGCCGGCTTCCGCTGCGAGCAGGTGTACGAGATGGACGCCAGCAGGCGCTCGGGCCACTCGAACGCCTACTTCGTCGGCTTCGGGCGCACGAAGCGGGTCGTGCTGTACGATACGCTCGTCGAGTCGATGGAGCACGACGAGATACAGGCCGTGCTCGCCCACGAGCTCGCCCACTGGAAGCGAAAGCACATCCCGAAGTTCGTCGCCCTCGCGGCGGTCCAGTTCGCGGTCGTCTTCGCCGCGCTGGGCTACCTCGCGGGTCAGCCCTGGGTGTTCGACCTGTTCGGGTTCCCCACCGAGGCGACCTACGCCGGGCTGTTCGTCGCCGTCCTGCTCGTCGCCCCCGTCCTGCAGCTCAGCGCCCCCCTGCAGAACTACCTCTCGCTGGCCTACGAGCGCGAGGCCGACGGCTTCGCCGTCGAGACGATGGGTGCCGACCCGATGGCCAACGCACTGGCCGCGCTCGCCGCCGACAACATGACGAACCCGTTCCCGCACCCGCTGTACGAGACGTTCCACCACGACCACCCGCCCATCCCCGAGCGCATCCGGTACGTGCAGGAGATGGGCGAGGAGTCGGCCGAATCGGTGGACGAGGGCGCGGGTGACGGGACGCCGTCGGCCTGACGGGTTTACAACTATTGTAACCTCTCACTCTACATCCTCGCCCAATCAGCCGGGTGGCGCGCGGCTGGAGAGACCGCGAGCGGGGTGCGATTCGGAGCGAGCGCCAGCGAGTGAGGACCGCGATAGCGGTCGGGAGCCTGCGACCGAGCGAGGAGCTGAGGAGGCGTGAGGTGCGGTGCGGTCGCGGTTGGGAGTCCCCGTGAGCCAACGGGGGCTCGTCGGACCGCAGGTCCGACGATGGGACTGAAAGGGGCTGTTCGGTCGACCAACCCGGGCCCGTAAACACCGTCGCGCAGCGCGGGTCCCGGGGGTCGAGCGAGCGGGGACTTTCTGGTTCCTCGAGGTCCCCGAAGGTGTCTTAGGACTGTTCACAGACCCACCAACAGCGAAAGATTGAATCGGTAGACACGTCCTCTGTATCTACCAGAACGACTCAACGCATCGAAGTGGGTTCTCACCAGCTGATTCGGAGTGAAACTGCCGTTAGGTAGGCATACCTATGTCACGAGCGTCGATTAAGTGATATACCCCACAGCAGGAGAACAACTCCTGCGATGAAATAAACGATAGCAGGAGGAGTGTACGTGAAAACATTCGCCCATTTGACTACACCATATATGAGCAAGAGAAGACCAAGACCCGTCAGTAGTACTGTCTCTGGTCCATTGTTCGTCATATCATAACCCTCTACGTTAGTCCGTATAAGGGTATACGTACGCAGGCCGCACTTACGAGAGAAACTCACCACATCGAGGCGGGTTCTCCCCACCTATGTCGGTGTGAAACAGTCGGTAAGTAGTTGTGCGTATCCACCGGATCAGCATAGACACTGAAAACTTCGCAGCAGCGGAGCTCATCCGGTCGGCGCGATATTCTGGTTCACGTTGAACAGGTTCTCGGGATCCCACTCGGTCTTGATCGAGCGGAGCCGTTCGAAGTGACCGCCATATGCCTCCCTAATCCGTGCCTTCCCCTCATTGCTCAACACGTTCACGTAAACGCCGTCGCTCGCATACGCGGCCAGGTCCTCGTAGACGTCTCGCGCCCACTCGATGAGTGCCTGGTCGTCGTCCGAATCGGTCCACGCTGGCGAGACCGTGATCGCAAAGAGCGGGTCACGGTGTGGGTAGGCCGTTGCGTCCGAATCGACCCGGCTGATCTCGCCCCCTAGGTGCTCGAAGAAGATCGACGAGTACGGTGTGGGGAGGTCCTCGACGTGCGCAACCAGTTGGTCGATGAGCCCGTCCGGTAAGTCGTCGAAGTAGTTCGACTTCCAGTAGTACCGTCGTCCCGCGGGGAAGAGGTCGTCGGAGATCTGCTGGAACTCGACGTACGGCATCGGTTCGAACGAGTTAATGATCGGCTCACCGAACGCTCGAAACGGTTCGAACACCGCTTTTGCCTCTTCGAGGTCGCCGGCGTAGAACAGCCGAAAGAGTAGGAGGGTCTCTCCCCACTGCTCTTCGGGGAAACGAGGTTCAGGTGGTGCCGGGATGAAGGCCGCGTAGACGCTGGCAGCGTCGGGAGCCTCCGCAGCGAACTCACGATAGAAACGGAGCACCTCGGCTACATCGTCGTGCGTGTAGGCCAACACCCCACCGGGAATCTCCGGACCGACCTCGTGAAGATCGAATTCGAGTGAGGTGACGACACCGAAGTTCCCCCCACCGCCCCGGAGTGCCCAGAACAGATCCGAGTGCTGGTCGTCGCTTGCCTGGACGAGGTCCCCATCCGCGGTGACGACGTCAGCCGACCGAAGATTGTCGATGGCCAGGCCGTACTTTCGTCCCAACCGGCCCCATCCCCCACCGAGTGTCAGTCCAGCCACGCCGGTCGATGAGATGATCCCACCCGTGACCGCCAAACCATGTGTTTGCGTCTCGCGGTCGAGGTCCGCCATCGTTGCCCCTCCCTGGACCCGAGCCGTTCGTGCCGCAGGATCGACCCGGACGGCATCCATCGGCGAGAGGTCGATCACCAGCCCGTCGTCGCACAATCCATTCCCGGCGACGTTGTGTCCCCCTCCCTTTACTGCTAATCGCAGATCGTGGTTTCGGGCGAACGTCACCGCGGCAATCACATCACTCGCTCCGCGACACCTCGCAATGAGCGCGGGTTCTTTCTCGACCATCGCGTTCCAGACTGACGTGGCCTCGTCGTAGTCCGGTTCGCCCGGTCTTAGCAGTGTTCCTCCTATTTGCCGTTCGAACGTTTCGACGGTTTTCGTATCGAGGTTGACTGTTGCCATGGTGCCCCTCCGAGTGGCATCTAGGGGAAGACTGGGCACCTATCTACACTTACTCCGTGAGGGACTCGCCCACGGTTTGAGGGGGTCCCCCACACCGCGAATATTGATAACACTGCACACACTACGGAAGGTATGCATGGAAATCCGAACGAGATGCCTCACGATGCGATGGAGGACATCGCGTATCTCGGTCGGTCGGAGAATCGCTTGCCGCTTCTCAACGCTGTTGCCGAGAAACCGGCTACCCGGTCGGAACTATCGGAACGGACAGGTATCGCATCGACGACAATCGGGCGACTCATCAACGAGTTCCAGGGACGCAACTGGGTGGAACGAACCACGGACGGCGAGTACCGTGCAACACCGACGGGACGAAGTGTCGTTCGGGTATTCACCCCGTTCGTGGCTTCCATGGAGACCATCAGAAGCCTCGGTGATGCTGTGGGGTGGCTCCCGATGGATGAGCTATCGATTGAATTGCAGCATTTCAGCGAAGCACGTATCCTCCGGTCGTCACCGAACGCTCCATACGAATTCGTCGAGCAATTATCGGACCGGATTCGGGCCGCGAGTTGGTTCCGCGTGCTGACCTTCCTTGATCCGCCGCTACCGTCTGGTGAGGCCATGCAGACCGGTGTCGTAGAGGGTCGATTGACTGCGGAACATGTGCTTGCTGGAGGGCTTGTTGAGTACCTCCGAGAACAGAAGAAACAGCCGCCACGATGGATGGAGTACATCGAGGCGGGGGCCACGGTTTACTGTTACGATGGCCACATCCCGTGTAATTTATTCATCACTGATAAGACAGTATTGATAATGGATGAGAAACCCGAAGGAGGTGGTGCCGCAATCGAATCGCACGATGAGACCGTTCGGAGAGCCGTCACTGAACTCTACGAGAACTACCGGGATGCTGCAGTTCTCGTCAAGGCTGACCGGTTCGCGTAGTGGGTGACGAGAGGAATGAGGCACCTGACGAACTGCCCCTCTATATTGAACTTTCAGAGTGCCTTGTCGGTACTGTGAGTGAGGCCGCAAACAACGAGTTCACGGCACTGCTTCCACCAGTGCCGTGAGCGCACACACCACCGTTGAGGATCTCAGGCACGCCAGATGACATCGGCCCCAGTTCAACATCGTGTTCGTTCTAGTGGGGTTTTCCAACAGACCTACCGAATAATGACGATGGCGGATCTGAACAACTAGCTCTCTCTGCGTACGGATACGCACACCCACCCATCGGTTGATTCGGCATCTCACCGGCGAAACGAACACCATTCGAACCGGTCTACGACACCCTACAAGGTCCCCCAGCGAGCCAATCGCCGAAAACTGAGCGACGACGTTCGGCGGCGTCTCGGCTCCGTCTTCGGAACTGTGCCAAACTTGCTCAAGCGGCAATCGACCGAGAACCGGCCGCTTTAGTAGCTGGCTGACTGAACGTTCATTCAACGATGGGCGAGAGCAGCCGGTTCGCCGCAGCCGAGGACGACACGCGGGCCGCCATCATGCGGGCCACGTACGACGCCCTGACGAGTCACGGCTACGCGAACCTGACGATCCAGCGGATCGCCGACGAGTTCGAGAAGTCGAAGTCCCTGCTGTACCACCACTACGACGGCAAGGACGACCTCCTGGTGGACTTCCTGCGGTTCATGCTGGAGCACTGGCAGGCGGAGGCGGAGTGCCGCGAGGACCAGGACCCAAAGGCGCGCCTCGAGGCGCTGCTCGACCGGGTCGCCGCGGTCGAGCTGGACGAGGAGACCGCCGCGTTCACCGCGGCGATGGAGGAGCTGCGGGGGCAGGCCCCGCACGACGCGGCCTACCGGGAGCAGTTCACGGAGCACGACCGTGCGCTGCGCGAGCGGTTCGCTGTCATCATCGAGGCGGGCATCGACGACGGCGTCTTCCACGAGGTCGACCCCGAGCGCGTCGCCGAGTTCCTGCTGACGACGGTCAACGGCGTACGCATCCAGCGGGTCACGCGGGACGACGACGGCGGCGTGGCGGCGGCGCGGGCCGAACTCGATGAGTACCTCGCCACGCGGCTCTACCGGGGTGAGCCCTGATGGGTATCTTCGACGTGTTCCGCGGGCAGGACGAGCTGGACCTCACCTCGGGCGGCATCGGCAAGCCGCTGTTCCTGCTCGCGCTGCCGATCGTCATCACGAACCTGCTCCAGACGGCGTACAACCTCGCGGACACGTTCTGGCTCGCCCAGCTGAACGAGACCGCGGTCGCGGCCATCACGTTCGGCTTCCCGATGGTGTTCCTGCTCATCTCGCTCGGGATGGGTCTCTCGGTGGCGGGGAGCGTCCTCGTCGCCCAGCACACGGGTGCAGAGGAGGAGGCCGAGGCCGAGTACGCCGCCTCGCAGACGGTGCTGTTCGCGCTC
Coding sequences within:
- a CDS encoding SCP2 sterol-binding domain-containing protein → MAIALPSEADEWIQEWREQLNESDRYSEVGEGWGVGFDGSFLFVIQPDDTYDGDPIHLYVDLEDGECTAARMVDGEDAVDWGFAFRGSYTNWKRLIHGEADPIEGMMSGEFDLDGDMQKVLQYSNAAVVMTENAGAVDTEFEY
- a CDS encoding helix-turn-helix domain-containing protein; this encodes MKSVGVRVEPEDGAFPGVDTVLAALPDVRRDGLYVLDRLGDGTYAMLYRVVGADGDELRGVLADHDEVLEFDVVDAGDSRHYVFVNVVGREPVDALLDVVEDHRLLLTPPFHVTADGLRVTVSGDPGSLREAFADVDALDVVVEVEWTGGFQPDEPTPLARLTDRQREALRVAHRLGFYESPREASYEEIGTELDCAPSTANELLRRAEACVVDALLEG
- a CDS encoding SDR family oxidoreductase, which produces MSVSFDFSDRVAIVTGASGALGSAVVDAFREAGATVCAVDVVDPSDEDAQLDPDAGTTFYQADLTDEAEVEALVEQVVDDHGGIDHLANIAGTWRGGDHLEETELSEFDLLWNVNLKTAFLATKHALPHLQEREGSIVSVSARSSLSGGEGDGPYRITKAGIRLLTETVAEENRGTVRANCVMPSVLDTPMNREMMTPSDDWVDPADAAQVMLFLCSGAASPTSGAAVPVYGEA
- a CDS encoding histidine kinase N-terminal 7TM domain-containing protein, producing MSTVAWPALLALLAGVVNLAFFGYVLRFADKPGGRSFLVVIAGQVLVCTSQAAAMLVYDQVTREVLESLFWVGAAVVVVGYVAFAFEYTGRGHALRRPWFGLLVADAVAFSAVVVTNPLHGLAWDSFTVVPMEGVASADYAIGLPVALQFVLLAAVLTVSIFLLIDTVLSYGPLYRTQAIAIALTPLPPLVAVGAWLFEVGPYPELNFVAVAFIPHVALDMYALFRSEMFALNPATRRTGERAAIDDLGNPVVVVDETNRIVTLNPAAESLLGTDKRDALTDPLDDYLDIDATADTSGERRVSTAADGERLTFTVVVTPLAGPGDATLGYTVVLQDVTDELARKQRLAVLNRVLRHNLRNDLTVVQGYLDEVLARTDDPELEAMLGTAADEADGLLALGEKARDIERTMDRDVTVEPVAVRELLDEVVAGIEDSDAVTVSVPPSLGLRTDRELLRTIFANLVENAVEHAASADGPAAAVTLVETVPADAGDGHDAVFEIRDDGPGIPDHELDALGREAETALDHGSGLGLWLVSWSIDALGGELSFETGDDGTVVSVRVPGVVDDGESDGS
- a CDS encoding M48 family metallopeptidase codes for the protein MLAYHALFVVLVVGTELFFAGLSIVNVRYGARTARTRSDWMRETLGVEDVASVLDYQRARVGLSLLETVTTLGFLLLALYSGVVTEVVVALTETGLSPLLQGVTFVVLALLASRLLGAPFDLYSTFVVEEAFDFNEQSPGLWVRDWLVSSVISLVIVGGLAAAVLWFVENVRYWPVAGWVLVVGFSVAMLVLKPRVIDPLFNEFTPVEESDLRDAVDEVFERAGFRCEQVYEMDASRRSGHSNAYFVGFGRTKRVVLYDTLVESMEHDEIQAVLAHELAHWKRKHIPKFVALAAVQFAVVFAALGYLAGQPWVFDLFGFPTEATYAGLFVAVLLVAPVLQLSAPLQNYLSLAYEREADGFAVETMGADPMANALAALAADNMTNPFPHPLYETFHHDHPPIPERIRYVQEMGEESAESVDEGAGDGTPSA
- a CDS encoding FAD-binding oxidoreductase — protein: MATVNLDTKTVETFERQIGGTLLRPGEPDYDEATSVWNAMVEKEPALIARCRGASDVIAAVTFARNHDLRLAVKGGGHNVAGNGLCDDGLVIDLSPMDAVRVDPAARTARVQGGATMADLDRETQTHGLAVTGGIISSTGVAGLTLGGGWGRLGRKYGLAIDNLRSADVVTADGDLVQASDDQHSDLFWALRGGGGNFGVVTSLEFDLHEVGPEIPGGVLAYTHDDVAEVLRFYREFAAEAPDAASVYAAFIPAPPEPRFPEEQWGETLLLFRLFYAGDLEEAKAVFEPFRAFGEPIINSFEPMPYVEFQQISDDLFPAGRRYYWKSNYFDDLPDGLIDQLVAHVEDLPTPYSSIFFEHLGGEISRVDSDATAYPHRDPLFAITVSPAWTDSDDDQALIEWARDVYEDLAAYASDGVYVNVLSNEGKARIREAYGGHFERLRSIKTEWDPENLFNVNQNIAPTG
- a CDS encoding helix-turn-helix transcriptional regulator produces the protein MEDIAYLGRSENRLPLLNAVAEKPATRSELSERTGIASTTIGRLINEFQGRNWVERTTDGEYRATPTGRSVVRVFTPFVASMETIRSLGDAVGWLPMDELSIELQHFSEARILRSSPNAPYEFVEQLSDRIRAASWFRVLTFLDPPLPSGEAMQTGVVEGRLTAEHVLAGGLVEYLREQKKQPPRWMEYIEAGATVYCYDGHIPCNLFITDKTVLIMDEKPEGGGAAIESHDETVRRAVTELYENYRDAAVLVKADRFA
- a CDS encoding TetR/AcrR family transcriptional regulator, which gives rise to MGESSRFAAAEDDTRAAIMRATYDALTSHGYANLTIQRIADEFEKSKSLLYHHYDGKDDLLVDFLRFMLEHWQAEAECREDQDPKARLEALLDRVAAVELDEETAAFTAAMEELRGQAPHDAAYREQFTEHDRALRERFAVIIEAGIDDGVFHEVDPERVAEFLLTTVNGVRIQRVTRDDDGGVAAARAELDEYLATRLYRGEP